From the genome of Pedobacter sp. MC2016-14, one region includes:
- the rpsO gene encoding 30S ribosomal protein S15 — protein sequence MYLSKEKKAEIFQKHGEVETNTGSAEGQVALFTYRIAHLTEHLKKNRKDFSTQLALQKLVGKRRGILAYLFKKDIERYRAIIKTLGLRDIIKPLGSRDSK from the coding sequence ATGTATTTAAGTAAAGAAAAGAAAGCCGAAATCTTTCAAAAACACGGCGAAGTAGAAACCAACACTGGTTCAGCAGAAGGTCAGGTAGCATTGTTTACCTACCGTATTGCACATTTGACAGAGCACTTGAAGAAAAATCGTAAAGATTTCTCTACTCAGTTGGCACTTCAGAAACTAGTAGGTAAACGTCGTGGGATTTTAGCCTATCTGTTCAAAAAAGATATAGAGCGTTACCGTGCAATTATCAAAACTTTAGGATTGAGGGATATCATCAAGCCTTTAGGTTCAAGAGACAGCAAATAA
- a CDS encoding Crp/Fnr family transcriptional regulator, producing the protein MDIAYLIDHHFEVISYKKGAVIYEPGAIPRAVYFIKSGEVKMATVNSDGKEFIQGIFKKGEYFGEPALLVGRPYLAYTVTTCDTEIIPVLKKEFLTLLETQKEFSMELIRNLSNRLFYKSMMLEELANEQSEHRVRTLVNYLFKDQESGAILKFTRQQLADMSGLRVETVIKLVKKLAAQRELKLSGSKIVKL; encoded by the coding sequence ATGGACATTGCCTATTTAATTGACCATCATTTTGAGGTTATTTCTTATAAAAAAGGAGCAGTCATCTATGAACCGGGTGCAATCCCACGTGCGGTATATTTTATCAAAAGTGGTGAGGTTAAAATGGCTACCGTAAATAGTGATGGCAAAGAGTTTATACAAGGGATTTTTAAAAAAGGTGAGTATTTTGGGGAGCCGGCTTTGCTGGTGGGGCGACCGTACCTGGCCTATACCGTTACTACCTGCGATACAGAAATCATTCCGGTGTTGAAAAAAGAATTCCTAACGCTGCTGGAGACCCAGAAGGAATTTAGCATGGAGCTGATCAGGAATTTAAGTAACCGTTTGTTTTATAAATCGATGATGCTCGAAGAATTGGCAAATGAGCAGTCAGAACACCGGGTAAGGACATTGGTTAACTATTTATTTAAAGATCAGGAGAGCGGTGCTATCCTGAAATTTACCCGGCAGCAGCTGGCAGATATGAGTGGTTTAAGGGTGGAAACGGTGATTAAACTGGTTAAAAAGCTGGCCGCACAACGGGAATTAAAACTTAGCGGAAGCAAGATTGTTAAATTGTAA
- a CDS encoding DUF983 domain-containing protein encodes MKAISKFQAVVDCKCPRCRQGNIFSGGMYSLSFKGQITNEYCPHCGLRFEREPGFFYVSMFVSYAMNVAEMISVSVAAYVLGLPLVYENLWYYIGLLLLTVFICSPFNYRYSRVILLHWLTPGLHYVEGSGDAKANA; translated from the coding sequence ATGAAAGCGATATCAAAATTTCAAGCCGTTGTAGATTGCAAATGTCCGAGGTGCAGACAGGGTAATATTTTTTCTGGCGGTATGTATTCTTTGTCATTTAAGGGGCAAATCACCAACGAATATTGTCCGCATTGTGGATTGCGTTTTGAAAGGGAACCCGGATTTTTTTATGTATCGATGTTTGTGAGTTACGCGATGAACGTAGCAGAGATGATTAGCGTAAGTGTGGCTGCCTATGTTTTGGGTTTGCCGCTGGTTTATGAAAACCTGTGGTATTATATAGGTTTGCTGCTGCTTACGGTTTTTATCTGTTCGCCGTTTAATTACCGCTACTCCCGCGTCATTTTGCTGCACTGGTTAACTCCGGGCCTGCATTATGTAGAGGGCAGTGGTGATGCCAAGGCAAATGCTTAA
- a CDS encoding D-alanine--D-alanine ligase: MKKTIALLTGGTTGEWVISVKSAATIAQNLDADKFEVYKIMLTQNGWFYEPADSVKVEVDRNDFSLHIKGRKVTFDGVYIAIHGSPGEDGKLQGYFDMLNLPYTTCDAMTSAITMNKGYTKAIVQGIAELNTAKSVQIFKKGNYNLEQIKKDLKLPYFIKPNNGGSSIGMSKVNNQYDLNAALDKAFKEDDQILIEEFIAGREFTVGVAKLDGKIMVLPVTEVETAKEFFDFEAKYTPGVAVETTPAVIKPETRARVAQIATEVYQRLNCRGVVRIDFILTGDEADFYFIEINTIPGQTATSFIPQQVAAMGMKLNDFYTKLIRETIG, translated from the coding sequence ATGAAGAAGACCATAGCATTGTTAACAGGAGGTACTACCGGCGAGTGGGTAATATCAGTAAAAAGCGCCGCAACGATTGCGCAGAACCTGGATGCTGATAAATTTGAGGTATATAAAATTATGCTTACCCAAAATGGCTGGTTTTATGAGCCTGCTGATTCTGTGAAAGTAGAAGTAGACAGGAACGATTTTTCTTTGCATATAAAAGGCAGGAAAGTAACATTTGACGGCGTATACATTGCCATTCATGGCTCTCCGGGTGAAGACGGGAAATTACAGGGCTATTTTGATATGCTGAATTTGCCCTATACCACCTGCGATGCCATGACTTCGGCCATTACAATGAACAAAGGCTATACAAAAGCCATTGTACAGGGGATAGCGGAGCTGAATACCGCGAAATCTGTGCAGATTTTTAAAAAAGGAAACTATAACCTGGAGCAGATTAAAAAAGACCTGAAGCTGCCTTATTTTATAAAACCAAACAATGGTGGAAGCAGCATTGGGATGAGTAAAGTGAACAACCAATACGACTTGAATGCGGCTTTAGATAAGGCTTTTAAAGAGGACGATCAGATTTTGATTGAAGAATTTATTGCCGGGCGTGAATTTACAGTAGGGGTAGCTAAACTGGATGGTAAAATTATGGTTTTGCCGGTTACAGAGGTGGAAACGGCTAAAGAGTTTTTTGATTTTGAAGCCAAGTATACGCCAGGTGTGGCTGTTGAAACTACGCCTGCGGTAATCAAACCTGAGACCAGGGCTCGTGTGGCGCAAATTGCTACCGAGGTTTACCAGCGCTTAAATTGCAGGGGAGTGGTGCGGATAGATTTTATCCTGACCGGTGATGAGGCTGATTTTTATTTCATAGAAATCAATACCATTCCTGGCCAAACGGCTACCAGTTTTATCCCGCAACAGGTAGCGGCGATGGGTATGAAGTTGAACGATTTTTATACCAAACTTATCCGCGAAACCATCGGTTAA
- a CDS encoding DUF3575 domain-containing protein, translating to MKPTSTKALLASVALLGVFSTTQVLAQKDTTDLNPGGNNLVKVSVTAPFVNNYSFQYERAIGRKISAAVTLHFMPKSNLPFKEDIKELIDNDDTWENVKNLKTGNFSIAPEIRFYFGKGVFRGFYLAPFVKYATYSAAMPYTFDVSVDIPTTPVTTITRKETIDLDGNISTYTGGLQIGAQWKLSKLVYLDWWIIGPNYGTSKGHIDGKKTLNSDEQQALREQLKDLDDLPLVKTSYTVDGNGAKVDFDGPWAGLRGGINIGFRF from the coding sequence ATGAAACCAACATCTACCAAAGCACTTTTGGCGAGCGTAGCACTACTGGGCGTTTTCTCTACAACGCAGGTTCTTGCTCAAAAAGACACCACAGATTTAAATCCAGGCGGCAATAACCTGGTCAAAGTAAGCGTAACTGCGCCCTTTGTAAACAACTATAGTTTTCAGTATGAACGTGCCATTGGCCGTAAAATCTCTGCAGCGGTTACCCTGCATTTTATGCCAAAATCTAACCTTCCTTTTAAAGAAGACATCAAAGAACTGATCGACAATGACGATACCTGGGAAAATGTAAAAAACCTAAAAACCGGTAACTTTTCCATTGCACCAGAGATAAGGTTTTATTTCGGCAAAGGTGTATTCAGAGGCTTTTACCTGGCACCATTTGTTAAATATGCCACTTACTCGGCCGCTATGCCTTATACGTTTGATGTCAGCGTTGACATTCCGACTACCCCTGTTACTACCATAACCAGAAAAGAAACCATTGACCTGGATGGAAATATCAGCACTTATACCGGAGGCTTACAAATTGGTGCGCAATGGAAATTGAGTAAACTGGTTTATTTAGACTGGTGGATCATCGGCCCCAACTATGGTACTTCAAAAGGACATATCGACGGAAAGAAAACCCTTAATTCAGATGAGCAGCAGGCGCTGAGAGAGCAGCTGAAAGACCTTGATGACCTTCCGCTTGTAAAAACCAGCTACACAGTAGATGGAAATGGTGCAAAAGTAGATTTTGATGGTCCATGGGCCGGCCTTCGCGGAGGAATCAACATCGGCTTCAGGTTCTAA
- a CDS encoding thioesterase family protein, producing MEKAAYSIFESELKVRPDDIDMFNHVHNSKYFDYVLAARYEQMELFYKMPMESFLESGFGWVVRTAYVDFKRPLILGDVVKVRTGILTINEKGCRVQFEMENQRTKKIAADGWFDYVMIDTHTGKGCKVNEDMIRAYSI from the coding sequence ATGGAAAAAGCGGCGTACAGTATTTTTGAAAGCGAGTTAAAAGTTAGACCAGACGATATTGATATGTTTAACCATGTACACAACAGCAAATATTTTGATTATGTGCTGGCCGCAAGATACGAACAGATGGAGCTTTTTTACAAAATGCCTATGGAATCTTTTCTGGAAAGCGGTTTTGGCTGGGTAGTGCGCACCGCATACGTAGACTTTAAGCGCCCGCTTATTCTTGGCGATGTGGTTAAAGTGCGCACAGGCATTTTAACGATTAACGAAAAAGGCTGCAGGGTTCAGTTTGAAATGGAAAACCAACGTACCAAAAAAATTGCCGCCGATGGCTGGTTTGATTATGTAATGATTGATACCCACACAGGAAAAGGTTGCAAGGTTAATGAAGATATGATCCGCGCTTACAGCATTTAA
- the pnp gene encoding polyribonucleotide nucleotidyltransferase, producing MNVIKKSFDLGDGRTIEIETGKLAKQADGSVVVKMGDTMLLATVVSTVGAKSGVDFLPLSVDYQEKYAAAGRIPGGFLRREARLSDYEVLISRLVDRALRPMFPEDYHSDTQVMISLISSDKNIMPDCLAGLAASAAIAVSDIPFNGPISEVRVAKIDGQFVINPYVSDLERATMEFLVAGTENDIVMVEGEADEISEADMVEAIEFAHKAIVVQVKAQNELAELVGKTVKRTYSHEDSNPELKEQVYAATYDKVYAIAKSNTSKGERGDAFGAVLMDFIATLGEDIDDVTGFLSKKYFHDVQYDAIRNLVLDEGIRLDGRDVRTVRPIWSEVGYLPSAHGSAVFTRGETQSLTTVTLGSKDDEQMIDGAFINGYNKFLLHYNFPGFSTGEVRPNRGAGRREIGHGNLAMRSLKKVLPGLEENPYTIRIVSDILESNGSSSMATVCAGTLALMDAGIKIKAPVSGIAMGLITDEKTGKYAILSDILGDEDHLGDMDFKVTGTEKGIVACQMDLKINGLKWEVLKNALDQAKEARLHILNEMKKTIEQPREDYKDHAPRIVSLTIDKEFIGAVIGPGGKIIQEMQRETGASISIEEVGNKGIVEIFADNKAAIDAAVKRISAIAAKPDIGATYDGKVKSIMPFGAFVEIMPGKDGLLHISEISHERLETMDGVLKEGDKIQVKLLDIDKQGKMKLSRKALLPRPPRPEAAPAK from the coding sequence ATGAATGTAATAAAAAAATCGTTTGACCTGGGAGATGGAAGAACAATTGAAATTGAAACAGGTAAATTAGCTAAACAAGCTGATGGTTCTGTAGTGGTAAAAATGGGCGATACCATGTTATTGGCTACTGTAGTATCTACAGTGGGTGCTAAATCTGGTGTAGACTTTTTACCTTTATCGGTAGATTATCAGGAGAAATATGCTGCCGCAGGCCGTATCCCTGGTGGTTTCCTGCGTCGCGAGGCAAGATTATCAGATTATGAAGTTTTAATTTCACGTTTGGTAGACCGCGCTTTACGTCCGATGTTTCCTGAAGATTATCACTCTGATACTCAGGTAATGATCAGTTTGATCTCATCTGACAAAAACATTATGCCAGACTGCCTTGCCGGTCTTGCTGCTTCTGCTGCAATTGCGGTTTCAGATATCCCTTTTAACGGACCAATTTCTGAAGTACGTGTAGCTAAAATTGATGGTCAGTTTGTAATCAATCCTTATGTGAGTGATTTAGAGCGTGCAACAATGGAGTTTTTAGTTGCCGGTACTGAAAATGATATCGTAATGGTTGAAGGTGAAGCAGATGAAATTTCTGAAGCGGACATGGTTGAAGCCATTGAATTTGCACACAAAGCCATCGTGGTGCAGGTTAAAGCACAGAATGAACTTGCTGAACTGGTAGGTAAAACTGTAAAACGTACGTATTCTCATGAAGACAGCAACCCTGAACTTAAAGAACAGGTTTATGCTGCTACTTATGATAAAGTATATGCTATTGCAAAAAGCAATACAAGCAAAGGTGAGCGTGGTGACGCTTTTGGTGCGGTATTGATGGATTTCATCGCTACTTTAGGTGAAGATATTGATGACGTTACCGGATTCCTTTCTAAAAAATATTTTCACGATGTGCAATATGACGCCATCCGTAACCTGGTATTAGACGAAGGAATTCGTTTAGACGGTCGTGATGTGCGTACAGTGCGCCCAATCTGGTCTGAAGTAGGTTACCTTCCTTCTGCTCACGGTTCTGCTGTATTTACACGTGGTGAAACTCAATCTTTAACTACTGTTACTTTAGGTTCTAAGGACGATGAGCAAATGATTGATGGTGCATTCATCAATGGTTACAACAAATTCCTTTTACACTATAACTTCCCTGGTTTCTCCACCGGAGAGGTTCGCCCAAACAGAGGTGCTGGTCGCCGCGAAATTGGTCACGGTAACCTGGCCATGCGTTCATTGAAAAAAGTATTACCAGGACTGGAAGAAAACCCTTACACCATCCGTATCGTTTCTGATATTTTGGAATCTAATGGTTCTTCTTCTATGGCTACTGTTTGTGCAGGTACACTTGCGCTGATGGATGCCGGTATCAAAATCAAAGCACCTGTATCAGGTATTGCAATGGGATTGATCACCGACGAAAAAACCGGTAAATATGCAATCCTTTCTGATATCCTGGGTGATGAAGATCATTTGGGTGATATGGACTTTAAAGTTACCGGTACTGAAAAAGGTATTGTAGCCTGTCAGATGGATTTAAAAATCAATGGTTTGAAATGGGAAGTATTGAAAAATGCTTTAGATCAGGCCAAAGAAGCTCGTCTTCATATCTTAAATGAAATGAAGAAAACAATTGAGCAACCACGTGAAGATTACAAAGATCACGCTCCGCGGATTGTTTCTTTAACCATTGATAAAGAATTTATTGGTGCAGTAATTGGTCCAGGCGGTAAAATTATTCAGGAAATGCAACGTGAAACTGGTGCTTCTATCTCTATTGAGGAAGTTGGCAACAAAGGGATCGTTGAAATCTTTGCTGATAATAAAGCGGCAATTGATGCTGCAGTTAAACGCATCAGCGCAATTGCGGCTAAGCCGGATATTGGCGCAACCTACGATGGTAAAGTAAAATCAATTATGCCATTTGGTGCATTTGTTGAAATTATGCCAGGTAAAGATGGTT